A stretch of the Corylus avellana chromosome ca6, CavTom2PMs-1.0 genome encodes the following:
- the LOC132184650 gene encoding NDR1/HIN1-like protein 13 — MTDRVYPSTKPTTNGSTAPGVVAGNNAAAPASAVKPQLRHPYRPQPQYHSHRRRRSRRNLCCCCCFWSLLLLLALGLLASIAGAALYVLYRPQRPQFWVSSLRIAKLNLTTAADSSSSHLTSLLNLTLSSKNPNSHITFFYDPFALSCLTTPGSVQLANGSIPAFTSDKKNETSFRAIILTTSADLDTESVTSLRSDLKRKSGVPMKIQMDTKVKVKLGGLRSKKVGIRVSCPGITGVAPKSKSPSVASVSGSKCKVDLRIKIWKFTF, encoded by the coding sequence ATGACGGACAGAGTCTACCCTTCGACGAAGCCAACAACCAACGGCAGCACCGCTCCTGGTGTCGTTGCGGGCAACAACGCCGCAGCTCCGGCCTCGGCAGTCAAGCCCCAACTGCGCCACCCGTACCGCCCGCAGCCGCAGTACCATAGCCACCGACGCCGACGCAGCCGCCGAAAcctctgctgctgctgctgcttctgGTCGCTGCTTTTGCTGCTGGCGCTGGGACTCCTGGCATCAATCGCCGGCGCGGCGCTCTACGTGCTGTACCGGCCGCAGCGGCCTCAGTTCTGGGTGTCATCCCTCCGCATTGCGAAGCTAAACCTGACCACCGCCGCCGACTCCTCCTCCTCCCACCTCACATCCCTCCTCAACCTCACGCTTTCCTCCAAGAACCCCAACTCCCACATCACCTTCTTCTACGACCCCTTCGCCCTCTCTTGCTTGACCACCCCCGGCTCCGTACAACTCGCCAACGGCTCTATCCCCGCCTTCACCAGCGACAAGAAGAACGAGACGAGTTTCAGAGCGATCATCCTTACGACGTCGGCAGATCTGGACACGGAGTCGGTGACATCTCTGCGGTCGGATCTGAAGCGGAAGAGCGGCGTCCCCATGAAGATTCAGATGGACACGAAAGTGAAGGTGAAGCTCGGAGGGCTGCGGAGCAAGAAGGTCGGGATTAGAGTTTCGTGTCCGGGCATCACCGGGGTTGCACCGAAATCCAAGTCCCCGTCGGTGGCTTCAGTTTCTGGCTCGAAATGCAAGGTGGATCTTCGGATCAAGATCTGGAAATTTACCTTTTAA